CAAGGTAAGTTAACTGTTCGTCATCAAGGCGGCGGTCACAAGCGTCAATATCGTTTAATCGATTTTAAACGTAACAAAGATGGCATTCCTGGACGCGTTGCTACGATCGAATACGATCCAAACCGCTCTGCGAATATCGCGTTAATAAACTATGTAGATGGTGAAAAACGCTATATCCTAGCACCAAAAAATCTTCAAGTTGGCATGGAAGTTATGTCTGGCCCAGAGGCTGACATTAAAGTAGGTAACGCTCTTCCATTAGCTAACATTCCTGTTGGTACAGTAGTACACAACATTGAGTTAAAACCAGGTAAAGGCGGCCAGCTAGTTCGTTCTGCTGGTACATCTGCACAAGTACTTGGTAAAGAAGGTAAATACGTACTTGTACGTTTAACTTCTGGCGAAGTTCGTATGATTCTTTCTGAATGCCGTGCTTCAATCGGTCAAGTTGGAAATGAGCAACACGAACTAATTAATATTGGTAAAGCAGGTCGTTCTCGTTGGTTAGGTAAACGCCCAACTGTTCGTGGATCTGTAATGAACCCTAACGATCACCCACACGGTGGTGGTGAAGGTCGTGCTCCTATCGGACGTAAGTCTCCAATGACTCCTTGGGGCAAACCAACTCTTGGTTACAAAACTCGTAAGAAGAAAAACAAATCAGATAAATTTATTGTACGTCGTCGTAAAAAATAACGGGATTGAACTACGGTTCAAAGCACGAGCCGTAGAACAATCACGAAGGGAGGTTCCTTCATGGGTCGCAGCTTAAAAAAAGGACCATTTGTCGATGATCATTTAATGGTAAAGATTGAAAAGTTAAACGAAACTGAAAGCAAGCAAGTTGTGAAAACTTGGTCTCGCCGTTCTACGATCTTCCCACAATTTATCGGTCATACGATCGCCGTTTATGATGGCCGTAAACATGTGCCTGTTTATGTTACTGAAGACATGGTAGGCCACAAGCTTGGAGAATTTGCTCCAACTCGCACTTACAAAGGCCATGCAAATGATGATAAGAAAACAAGACGTTAAGAGAGGAGGGCATCCAAATGCAAGCTAAAGCTGTTGCAAGAACAGTTCGAATTGCTCCTCGTAAAGTACGCTTAGTCGTCGATTTAATTCGAGGTAAGCAAGTTGGTGAAGCAGTAGCGATTTTAATGCACACTCCAAAGGCTGCTTCTCCAGTCGTTGAAAAAGTATTAAAATCAGCTATGGCAAACGCTGAGCACAATTATGAAATGGACGTAAATAACTTGGTTATTACACAAGCATTCGTTGATGAAGGTCCAACCCTAAAACGTTTCCGTCCACGCGCTATGGGACGTGCAAGCCAAATTAACAAACGTACTAGCCACATTACAATCGTTTTATCAGAGAAGAAGGAGGGATAATCTGTGGGTCAAAAAGTAAATCCAGTCGGTTTGCGTATCGGAATCATCCGTGATTGGGAATCTAAATGGTATGCAGGCAAAGACTTTGCTGATCTTTTACACGAAGACATTAAAGTTCGTGAATACATTACAAAGCGCCTTAAAGATGCTTCTGTATCTAAAGTAGAAATCGAACGTGCAGCAAACCGTGTGAATGTTACGATCCATACTGCTAAGCCTGGTATGGTTATCGGTAAGGGCGGTACTGAAGTTGAAGCACTTCGTAAAGCACTTAACCAATTAACCGGCAAACGCGTTCACATCAATATTCTTGAAATTAAGAAAGCTGATATTGATGCAAAATTAGTTGCTGAAAATATCGCTCGTCAATTAGAAAACCGTGTATCTTTCCGCCGCGCACAAAAGCAAGCTATTCAACGTGCAATGCGTGCAGGTGCTAAAGGTATTAAAACAATGGTATCCGGCCGTCTAGGCGGAGCAGATATCGCTCGCTCAGAACATTACAGCGAAGGAACTGTTCCACTTCATACACTTCGCGCTGATATCGACTATGCTACAGCTGAAGCTGACACTACTTACGGTAAGCTTGGAGTAAAAGTGTGGATCTATCGTGGAGAGGTCCTTCCTACTAAGAAGAAAACTGAGGAAGGAGGCAAATAATATGTTATTGCCAAAACGTGTAAAATTCCGCCGTCAACACCGCGGAAACATGCGTGGGAACGCAAAAGGCGGTACTGAAGTAACTTTCGGTGAATACGGCCTTCAAGCTTTAGAAGCTTCTTGGATCACAAATCGTCAAATTGAAGCTGCCCGTATCGCGATGACTCGTTATATGAAACGTGGCGGTAAAGTTTGGATTAAAATTTTCCCTCATAAGCCATACACTGCAAAGCCTCTAGAAGTGCGGATGGGTTCCGGTAAAGGTGCTCCAGAAGGATGGGTAGCAGTTGTTAAGCCTGGAAAAATTATGTTCGAAGTTGCCGGCGTTTCTGAAGAAATCGCTCGTGAAGCATTTCGTCTTGCATCACACAAACTTCCAGTTAAATGTAAGTTTGTAAAACGTGAAGAAATTGGTGGTGAATCAAATGAAAGCTAATGAACTTCGTGAACTTACCACTGCTGAAATTGAACAAAAAGTAAAATCATTAAAAGAAGAGCTATTCAACCTTCGCTTTCAATTGGCGACTGGACAACTTGAAAATACAGCTCGTATTCGTGAAGTGCGCAAAGCGATTGCTCGCATGAAAACTGTGATTCGTGAGAGAGAAATCAGCGTTAACAAGTGATAATAGAGAGGAGGTTCACATTGATGAGTGAACGTAACCAACGCAAAGTTTACACAGGACGCGTAGTTTCTGACAAAATGGATAAAACCGTTACTGTACTTGTCGAAACACACAAAAAGCATCCACTTTATGGTAAACGCGTTAAGTACTCTAAAAAGTTAAAAGCTCATGATGAGCAGAACCAAGCAAAAGTTGGCGACATCGTGCGTATCATGGAAACTCGCCCACTTTCAGCTACAAAACGCTTCCGTTTAGTTGAAGTAGTAGAAAAAGCAGTTATTATTTAATTGTTCGGATTAAGCTTGATTCCGAAGGGAGGTAACAGACATGATTCAACAAGAAACACGTTTAAAGGTTGCTGACAATTCTGGTGCTCGTGAAGTGCTTACGATTAAAGTTCTTGGCGGTTCCGGCCGTAAAACTGCTAATATAGGCGACATTATCGTTTGTACGGTAAAACAAGCAACACCAGGAGGCGTTGTTAAAAAAGGTGATGTTGTCAAAGCTGTTGTCGTTCGTACAAAGAGCGGTGCGCGCCGACCTGATGGTTCATACATTCGTTTTGATGAAAACGCATGTGTCATTATTAAGGAAGATAAGAGCCCTCGTGGAACTCGTATCTTTGGACCAGTTGCTCGTGAACTTCGTGATAACAACTTCATGAAGATTGTTTCTCTAGCTCCAGAAGTACTGTAAATATAAATTAACTACCTTTTAAAAGGAGGTGCTTACGGATGCATGTAAAAAAAGGTGATAAAGTAAGAGTCATCTCTGGTAAGGATAAAGGCAAAACAGGTGTAATCTTGGCTGCTTATCCTAAAGAGAGTCGTGTACTTGTAGAAGGCGTGAATATTGTGAAAAAACATTCAAAACCTTCTCAAGCGAATCCACAAGGCGGCATTATCAGCTTTGAGGCTCCGATTCATGTATCAAATGTAATGCCTATCGATCCTAAATCAGGTAACCCAACTCGTGTAGGTTACAAAACGGTTGATGGCAAAAAAGTACGCGTAGCAAAATCCGGTGAAGTTTTAGATAAATAGTTCAAAAAAGAAGGGAGGTACACTGAATGAACCGCCTAAAAGAAAAGTATGTAAAAGAAATCAGTCCTGCTCTTATGAGCAAGTTCAACTATAAATCAGTAATGCAAGTACCAAAGATCGAAAAAATCGTTTTGAACATGGGTGTTGGTGATGCTGTTCAAAACGCAAAAGCACTTGATAATGCAGTTGAAGAACTTGCAACTATCACAGGTCAAAAACCTGTTGTAACTCGTGCGAAAAAATCAATCGCTGGCTTCCGTCTTCGTGAAGGTATGCCAATCGGTGCAAAAGTTACGCTTCGCGGCGAGCGCATGTACGAATTTCTTGATAAATTAGTATCTGTGTCATTACCTCGTGTACGTGACTTCCGTGGTGTTTCTAAAAAAGCTTTCGATGGTCGCGGTAACTATACTTTGGGTATTAAAGAACAATTAATCTTCCCTGAAATTGATTACGATAAAGTAAGCAAAGTTCGTGGTATGGATATTGTTATCGTAACGACTGCTAATACTGATGAAGAGTCTCGTGAACTTTTAACTCAATTTGGAATGCCGTTCCAAAAGTAATCGCTAAATAAGGGAGGCGAAAACGTGGCTAAAAAGTCAATGATTGTAAAACAAAAACGCACGCCTAAATTTAAAGTACAAGAGTATACACGCTGCGAGCGCTGTGGTCGTCCACACTCTGTATACCGTAAATTTAAGCTTTGCCGTATTTGTTTCCGTGAATTAGCATATAAAGGGCAAATTCCTGGTGTTAAAAAAGCTAGCTGGTAAACTCAAGGTTGTGGAAGGAGGTAAAAAATAATGGTCATGACAGATCCAATTGCTGATTTGCTTACTCGCATTCGTAATGCGAACATGGTACGTCACGAGAAATTAGAAGTACCTGCTTCTAATATTAAAAAGGAAATCGCTGAAATTCTTAAGCGTGAAGGTTTCGTCCGTGACGTTGAATTTATCGATGACAATAAACAAGGTATTATCCGTATCTTCTTAAAATACGGTACAAATAACGAACGTGTTATTACTGGTCTTAAGCGCATAAGCAAGCCTGGTCTTCGCGTATACGCTAAATCCAATGAAGTGCCAAAAGTTCTAAACGGTCTTGGTATTGCACTTGTATCAACTTCCCAAGGTGTTGTAACTGATAAAGAAGCTCGTGCAAAACAAATCGGTGGCGAAGTCCTAGCATACGTTTGGTAATAGATTTTTCGATGAATGGAGGTGCACTAAATGTCTCGCGTAGGAAAAAAACCTATTGAAATTCCAACAGGTGTAACGGTACATCTTCATAACAATACCGTTACTGTTAAAGGACAAAAAGGCGAGCTTACTCGTTCTTTTAATCCTGATATCGATATTAAAGTTGAAGAGAATGTTATTACAATCTCTCGTCCATCGGACGTGAAAGAACACCGAGCATTACACGGTACTACACGTGCGATCTTAGCAAACATGGTCGAAGGTGTATCAAAAGGCTTTGAGAAAAATTTAGAGTTAATCGGGGTTGGATACCGTGCACAAAAGCAAGGTAACAAACTTGTATTAAACGTTGGTTATTCTCATCCGGTTGAAATTACGCCTGAAGCAGGCCTTGAAATTGAAGTTCCTGCAAATACTAAAGTTACGGTTAAAGGCACTGACAAAGAACGAGTTGGAGCATTAGCAGCAAATATTCGCGGTGTTCGTCCTCCAGAGCCATATAAAGGCAAAGGGATTCGTTACGAAGGTGAATATGTACGCCGTAAAGAAGGTAAAACAGGTAAGTAATGCCGCATAAAGTAAACGAAAGGAGTGACGTAAATGATTACGAAGCTTGATAAAAACGCTACTCGCAAGAAAAGACACGCTCGTGTTCGTGCGAAATTAAGCGGTACTTCAGCTCGTCCGCGTCTTAATGTGTTTCGTTCTAA
Above is a genomic segment from Neobacillus endophyticus containing:
- the rplB gene encoding 50S ribosomal protein L2; translation: MAIKKYKPTSNGRRGMTVSDFAEITTSTPEKSLLAPLKSKGGRNNQGKLTVRHQGGGHKRQYRLIDFKRNKDGIPGRVATIEYDPNRSANIALINYVDGEKRYILAPKNLQVGMEVMSGPEADIKVGNALPLANIPVGTVVHNIELKPGKGGQLVRSAGTSAQVLGKEGKYVLVRLTSGEVRMILSECRASIGQVGNEQHELINIGKAGRSRWLGKRPTVRGSVMNPNDHPHGGGEGRAPIGRKSPMTPWGKPTLGYKTRKKKNKSDKFIVRRRKK
- the rpsS gene encoding 30S ribosomal protein S19 → MGRSLKKGPFVDDHLMVKIEKLNETESKQVVKTWSRRSTIFPQFIGHTIAVYDGRKHVPVYVTEDMVGHKLGEFAPTRTYKGHANDDKKTRR
- the rplV gene encoding 50S ribosomal protein L22 yields the protein MQAKAVARTVRIAPRKVRLVVDLIRGKQVGEAVAILMHTPKAASPVVEKVLKSAMANAEHNYEMDVNNLVITQAFVDEGPTLKRFRPRAMGRASQINKRTSHITIVLSEKKEG
- the rpsC gene encoding 30S ribosomal protein S3; translation: MGQKVNPVGLRIGIIRDWESKWYAGKDFADLLHEDIKVREYITKRLKDASVSKVEIERAANRVNVTIHTAKPGMVIGKGGTEVEALRKALNQLTGKRVHINILEIKKADIDAKLVAENIARQLENRVSFRRAQKQAIQRAMRAGAKGIKTMVSGRLGGADIARSEHYSEGTVPLHTLRADIDYATAEADTTYGKLGVKVWIYRGEVLPTKKKTEEGGK
- the rplP gene encoding 50S ribosomal protein L16 is translated as MLLPKRVKFRRQHRGNMRGNAKGGTEVTFGEYGLQALEASWITNRQIEAARIAMTRYMKRGGKVWIKIFPHKPYTAKPLEVRMGSGKGAPEGWVAVVKPGKIMFEVAGVSEEIAREAFRLASHKLPVKCKFVKREEIGGESNES
- the rpmC gene encoding 50S ribosomal protein L29; this translates as MKANELRELTTAEIEQKVKSLKEELFNLRFQLATGQLENTARIREVRKAIARMKTVIREREISVNK
- the rpsQ gene encoding 30S ribosomal protein S17, which codes for MSERNQRKVYTGRVVSDKMDKTVTVLVETHKKHPLYGKRVKYSKKLKAHDEQNQAKVGDIVRIMETRPLSATKRFRLVEVVEKAVII
- the rplN gene encoding 50S ribosomal protein L14, which codes for MIQQETRLKVADNSGAREVLTIKVLGGSGRKTANIGDIIVCTVKQATPGGVVKKGDVVKAVVVRTKSGARRPDGSYIRFDENACVIIKEDKSPRGTRIFGPVARELRDNNFMKIVSLAPEVL
- the rplX gene encoding 50S ribosomal protein L24; the protein is MHVKKGDKVRVISGKDKGKTGVILAAYPKESRVLVEGVNIVKKHSKPSQANPQGGIISFEAPIHVSNVMPIDPKSGNPTRVGYKTVDGKKVRVAKSGEVLDK
- the rplE gene encoding 50S ribosomal protein L5, whose translation is MNRLKEKYVKEISPALMSKFNYKSVMQVPKIEKIVLNMGVGDAVQNAKALDNAVEELATITGQKPVVTRAKKSIAGFRLREGMPIGAKVTLRGERMYEFLDKLVSVSLPRVRDFRGVSKKAFDGRGNYTLGIKEQLIFPEIDYDKVSKVRGMDIVIVTTANTDEESRELLTQFGMPFQK
- the rpsN gene encoding 30S ribosomal protein S14, with product MAKKSMIVKQKRTPKFKVQEYTRCERCGRPHSVYRKFKLCRICFRELAYKGQIPGVKKASW
- the rpsH gene encoding 30S ribosomal protein S8; protein product: MVMTDPIADLLTRIRNANMVRHEKLEVPASNIKKEIAEILKREGFVRDVEFIDDNKQGIIRIFLKYGTNNERVITGLKRISKPGLRVYAKSNEVPKVLNGLGIALVSTSQGVVTDKEARAKQIGGEVLAYVW
- the rplF gene encoding 50S ribosomal protein L6; translation: MSRVGKKPIEIPTGVTVHLHNNTVTVKGQKGELTRSFNPDIDIKVEENVITISRPSDVKEHRALHGTTRAILANMVEGVSKGFEKNLELIGVGYRAQKQGNKLVLNVGYSHPVEITPEAGLEIEVPANTKVTVKGTDKERVGALAANIRGVRPPEPYKGKGIRYEGEYVRRKEGKTGK